The Liolophura sinensis isolate JHLJ2023 chromosome 6, CUHK_Ljap_v2, whole genome shotgun sequence genomic sequence acattggtttgtgttCAGGTCCACACATGTCAATTTTTGCAACAGCTGTAGTCCTGAAGGATACTGAAATACACTGAAAGTCtgtgaaaatatttgttcacCCTCGACCATATGCCTATTTCTGTATGATGAAAAGACTCCTTTGACCTACAGATTTGTCCAAGAATTACATGGTCATGATCATTTGGTATTTTTGTCTCTTGTGTATTATCCCTGCAGTTTTCATGTAATGAATGGTCATCAATTGGTCAACAGATTTGAACATCTTGTTAGAATTAGATTTGAGAACTGCTCATATTGCTCTGAAATTTCTGTTCCTCTGTAGGTGTGTAAAAGAGCTAGTGTGTAGTGTGCTGACAGGAGTGCTCTCCATGCCTATGGGTGTGCTTGAGTTCTTGCCCCTGTACCACCCTCTCCATGACACCTACCACATCCACTCGGAGGTCTGCGTACTCCTCATTTTGTTCATGTATGCAGCTGTTGTCTGGGCCGCTGACAGGAATCCTGCTGATCTAGCCAGAAGCAGTAAAGGTGGGTAAAGTTGAGAGGTAGACTAATCTGGATTGTCTGAAATACCCTTTTTGCATGATAAATCTCATTAATGACCTTTTTTGATAAATTTCACCACTGTTGAACAGCTGTCTTCATTGTCACATGACTCTTCTACAGCATTAGGTAacattgtttaaatgtattttacattattatgcAGTGGTTGAACAGTaaattttatgtatacatgtattaaacaacTTTGCGATTAACTCATTTTGGCAATTGTTTTCTCTTCAGGCTGGTTTAACCTGGATGAGCTCAGTCTCATAATCATTATACATTACACATTCTATGTATTGCTGGTGGTGTTCGCAAAGCCGGagagagttatgtcccttggaGTACATGAGCCTGTAGGACCCTGTTCAGAAACTACTCCAGTCTACACAGCATTTGGTCATGTAAGTTAGAAATCTACAACTTTCAGAAATTTTCCTGATTATGTAAGATTCAATAGTTTGCTGTGCGAGTCTTTTAATCAAGCATCACCTAACATTAACACAGACTTTTGAgacaaacattatacataccTGGTACCCATTAAAgttgacaagtacatgtattattcagGTAACCAACGATTATGGGAGTCTATTTAGTTTAAATAGatgaaaatgttaatatttgATATCAGTATCATCCAAAAAATGACTCACTATTATATGGTGATACAATATCATCCTGTTGTTGATTTTTGTGTGCAGGTTCTTTCCAAGAAGAAATATTTGTGCCTAGACGGTTATGATGAGGGTTACTTCGACTTCAACTGCGTAAAAGACAAGCCTCATGCTGGTATGAACTGGTATACAGTGTGTGGGAACCCTTATCCTAACCATGTTGAATACATCTGTGTGGTGACAGCATTTTGCATTGGAGGCTTCTTCTTTTACTGGCAAGCTCTGTCAAGGTCCAGTACACTCCCCCAGACAAACGCTGTTAAAAAATTCAAGGCAGACTAGCACATTATTGTCTTCCTGTCTGTTCTACCCGTCTTGATTTCTACCCaactgattttaatacacataaTTATGTCTTGATTATTTATAATGTATGCTGGAGTCAGTTTGCTATAAACAATAGTGCTGGTTTATTAAAACACCATGATGTTGACACCCAATATGTAGCCACAGCGAATGTGTACGGACACCATGCTCACCAGTACTTGGTTGCAGTATACTGTCGTGCAATGTTGAGAAAGAAAAGGCCACGATTGCCAATTTTTATACCCTTAATCAAGATGCAACTTGTAAAGATGCTCATCTACATATACGTTGGTTTCATTGTGTGATAAATGTATGATATCAGTATTacctgtatttgtcattcagttatacattgtatttcttTATGCATTTGATTTACAATCTTACCATATTAATGCTGTGATAATTAATGGATTTTAACATGAATCTTTTATAGTATTAATGCATATTTTGTAATGCATGAAAAAagacttttttgtttatatgtacagaaaatggcAGACATtatttacagatactgtaatTCAGTTATACCCgatttaaacaaaatacaaaaaatcacaATGAGAATGCAAAGCACGTTCAGTATGCCAGGGTTACATCAAAACGAACAAAATTGTTAGAAGACTACTTCTACTCGACCGTGAAATAAACTCGGATTTGTCTTCTCAACTGTGTAAAGAGTTATTTGCTTTGTAACAACTTGGTTAAATGAAAAGATCTAAAGGTGGCTTCATATTACACATTGGCATTGGCTATGTTCATATGGCATATCAACATTAGCAGCGGGAAGTTGATGCATCTTTTCTCAGTACATACCCTTGTCATTCATAACGAAATTAATATTCGTagtaatttttttatgaatggcGCAAGAATACGCATTATATAACAGCAGTTTTGTCCAACAAGTTTCACCGAGAAAATATTTGGCAATTAAGATTTTGAAAGATAGCCCTTAACCCTTAGTCACATCCGTAGGTGGCTAGGAGGAAACAAAATTCCGTGTTAGAAGTGTGAAGTCTTgttgaaaattaatttattaagtAAAAATCTGCTTCTATCAGCAAATGCAAGGCTCAAATCACAAAAAGTGTACGAAAGGCCACCTGTGCAGTCGACAGTGTGTAACAGTGCAGCAGGCAAACAGCGGTACTGAAGTGTGCAATTTCCCAAACTGACCCCATCGGTTCCCTAACCTGCCTCAGCATTACTATCGGTTGTCCATTTCTATCAGTTATGCAAATATATTGCTTTAAGTTCATTTTTCGCCACCTTGAAAAACTAATTTGATAATgcagttaattttatcaaaataatgggtgttgcatttatatttttgttcagtttagtcaagttaatttatattttgaagccAAATTAACAATTATCATGAACTGTGCGACAGAGCAACCTCAAAGCCAGCCAAATTTTGTGAACCGACTCAAGTCAATTTTATTTAATAGCCAGCTTACAGTACTCTACTAATCCACCCATAGCCAACTGCATGGCATACAAGAGAGCTTAAAAAAGACAAGACACAAAAACTTGACTGTTAAATCGGAGCTCTCTACTGTGGTTAAGTGGGGCACAGGTAAACTCGTGATAATAAGCAACTGGGTAGAACTTGATGCTGTCAGCTTACACATAGCACCCATTTCAAAAAGTTCAACAAAAACCTTCGTGAGCAACTGACAGCATTTGATCAAATTCAGTTTCAGTGCACGTGTTGAGTGCTACTCGGGGCAACTGAAAGATGACACTTATGAACGTCTGCCCTGAACAGTTCATAATGAAGGATCCCTTGTACATGATGGGTGCACTGTACATAATAGATGTGTCTACTATAtctttttatgaaatttaagctttcttgaaaaattttcttttccttttattCAGACTTACactttgtaaaattttgacagaaaatattcataattgGCTCTAATAATAGTCCTGTCACTTGTTACACTCCCCATGTATACTTATATGCATCACGCTTTGTCTGTGCCTTGCAAGAGGTATCATAAAAGCATGGCTAAGCCTCCACAAATGGATGAGCTTATTTTCTGCCTCTTCAGGGTCGCCATTTTCTTAAGTGTAACTCATGCATAGATGTATCACTGAGAGCACCCGTGCTCAACTACTGGACGCCTAGTCACAGAAACGTAGAACATTTTCAAGTTTTCCAGGATTTAGATTTACTTATGGTTTGGTGAATTGTATTTCATTTTCCCAATTAGCAATTGGATTGTGCTCTAAAAGAAAGCATCCTTTCGGAATTCTTtgtggccctgaaaagggccgtaaAGAAGGCTTGGTTGAACAGCTTATGCACGTTCACCACGGATCCGCCTGGCAAGTTGGATGTCCTTGGGCATGATGGTGACCCTTTTGGCGTGGATGGCGCACAGGTTGGTATCCTCGAACAAACCAACCAGATAAGATTCGCTGGCCTCCTGAAGCGCCATGACGGCAGAGCTCTGGAATCGCAGATCGGTCTTGAAGTCCTGGGCGATTTCACGAACTAATCTCTGGAATGGCAGCTTGCGGATGAGCAGCTCGGTGGATTTTTGGTAACGACGAATTTCTCTCAGAGCTACCGTTCCGGGCCTGTATCTGTGAGGTTTCTTCACGCCTCCGGTTGCTGGGGCGCTCTTTCTGGCGGCCTTCGTTGCCAACTGCTTTCGGGGAGCCTTCCCACCGGTAGACTTTCGGGCGGTCTGCTTTGTACGTGCCATGTCGACGTCTTCTGGCTGTGTAGTAAGAACGATAATTTGTACAGGGCGCGCTCGGCTTTATACGACCCCATACTCACCCATCATTGGTCACGAAAAAGGCTCCATCGATACCGGTTGGTTCAAATTTACGCAATTCGATTGGACAAAATCTTGGCTTCTGATTGGTCAACTTGTGCGCACTGAGAAAAAATTTCAATCCTCGAAGCTCGTCGATTTCTGACAAGCATTGAACAATGAAAGTATTATCGATTGCACTTGTTTGCCTTAGGATTCCGATGTGATGTCTTTTTTGTTGATCTTTCTAATGTGATCTTAGACTTTGGCATCTTTGTGTTGCATGTTTGTTCAATCATAGATTTATCAGTTATACCGGTACTCAAAAGGTTGACAAAATTTCATACACCGGTGAAAATATCAGCCTGCCGATGTCGATTTCAGCACATTTGATTCAATCTTACATGAGGCACCTCCATAATCAGTGATAATATTAGTTACCAGATTCTTCTAGTGCGATTTGaaatattatggtgaaaggCGTACTCCATCTCTACagagtataacaccaatcactTAAATCGCTCAGTACGTGTGCAGAACAGACATTAAGCTGCCCTATTGGCTTTTCTTGGCCATACAGACCACGTGACATGCATCTTATCGGTACATTTAATTATTAACTTTCATCACAGATGTTTCCTTTCATGTTCAAACTGGAAGTGCTATGCAGCTGCGGCCGTatttttatccaatcagaagACAGAATTTACTGATCTGCGAATAGAAACATGGCTGCGTACAGGTGTCGTGGTGTTTTGTGATTTGACAGTAGCACTTGGTCAGGAACTACAACAGTGTTTACGGGTTTGATGGTGGACAGAAGATGTACAATATGAATTTCGATGTTCGAGTTATCTATGTTGCATTTCTAGCAGTAGAATTGAGGACCGTGGCTTGTGATTTTGATCCTTTTATGGACAGCGACTGGTTCTCAATAAACTGGGCTGGTCCAGCAACTGCCACGAAGGACGATGTGTTGGTAGGTCGCCGTAGGACACAAAGTCCTACACAAATTTTGAGGAGTTTGCTCTGTGGCATTTGACTGTTTTGTTGTGCTGACTTTGCACGATAGATAGATTGAACAAGTGGTGAACATTTCCTCAACATGGTGCAAAAAGTTATATATTTGTTGATATCCTTTACCTAAATATCATACAGTTGTTGATGGTAAAGTTTTCAGTTTACTTTGAATGCCAGCTATTGCTGGATTTATGCGGACTTGTGAGATACTTTTAGGGGACATTTGACTTCAGCTTGTGGGTATTAGGCAGTTTTCATCActggcctccatggctcagttagcacgctagcgcagcataatgacccaggagcctctcacagatgtggtcgctgtgagttcagataTTGTACACAGAGAAAACAGACATATTGCAGccggagaaaacataaacatagaGACAGATATTGCCATGggcaaaaacataaacattcaGACATATTGGAGACAGAGAAGACATAAAGATGCAGACATATTGgggatggagaaaacataaacatagaGATATTGCCAGTGGTGAAAACATAGAGA encodes the following:
- the LOC135468849 gene encoding uncharacterized protein LOC135468849, which encodes MDTAAANDSQSMMDWFVAVRSPHDILEKHGSFLACELVFFTMAGLTLIHALRHGGRLKYLWLSTILHGLTVESVSYFVPDIDNFWHAQSMMMFLGRRLPLHIILFYPAFLYTASVSVSKLRLRWWAEPFAVGLAVVLLDVPFDIMGIKLLWWTWHDTDPNIYDRHYWVPWTSYYFHATFAAGFTIVFHGSHFLFTKAGRFQSAGCVKELVCSVLTGVLSMPMGVLEFLPLYHPLHDTYHIHSEVCVLLILFMYAAVVWAADRNPADLARSSKGWFNLDELSLIIIIHYTFYVLLVVFAKPERVMSLGVHEPVGPCSETTPVYTAFGHVLSKKKYLCLDGYDEGYFDFNCVKDKPHAGMNWYTVCGNPYPNHVEYICVVTAFCIGGFFFYWQALSRSSTLPQTNAVKKFKAD
- the LOC135466328 gene encoding histone H3 — encoded protein: MARTKQTARKSTGGKAPRKQLATKAARKSAPATGGVKKPHRYRPGTVALREIRRYQKSTELLIRKLPFQRLVREIAQDFKTDLRFQSSAVMALQEASESYLVGLFEDTNLCAIHAKRVTIMPKDIQLARRIRGERA